In the Helianthus annuus cultivar XRQ/B chromosome 11, HanXRQr2.0-SUNRISE, whole genome shotgun sequence genome, one interval contains:
- the LOC110890272 gene encoding premnaspirodiene oxygenase isoform X2 encodes MGHESLLITILLLPFFIFFIVKKRRQQNLLLPPGPPKLPLIGNMHRLLHPAPHRALSYLAAKYGPIMHLKLGFISTIVISSAEAARQIMKTHDNIFSNRPKLVAPGILGYNYSDIAFAPYGSYWRQLKKICVLEFSTAKSMDSTRFIREEEVKLLVESISKSLEPVNLVERLFALNHNIIARVTFDEKFDDEMRFRMAIREGTALAAGFQIGDFFPSLAFVAKLTGMNKRMEECLSELSNIMDKKIQNRIDLRKVGKPQRECLVDLLLQLRDSGELDQPLTTDNIKSVLLDVFTGASENSSNIVEWAMAEMLRNPNVMKKAQTEIRLVIGEKANPTIEETDLPKLNYMKMVVKETLRFHPPVPLLLPRESMESCVINGYEIPSKTRVLVNYWAIARDPSSWKDPNVFNPERFMDENKDYRGHDFDYIPFGAGRRVCPGISLGMANTELSLASLLYHFDWELANGEKPQDLDMNETFGMTCYKTCGLRLVPSLRFPIST; translated from the exons ATGGGTCATGAGTCTCTACTGATCACTATTCTTTTGTTACCatttttcatcttcttcatcgtaAAGAAACGTCGTCAACAAAACCTCCTACTCCCTCCTGGTCCTCCAAAGCTTCCATTGATCGGTAACATGCACCGTCTTCTACACCCCGCACCGCACCGAGCGCTTAGCTACTTAGCCGCGAAGTACGGTCCCATCATGCACCTAAAGCTCGGGTTCATCTCTACTATTGTCATCTCCTCAGCTGAAGCCGCTAGACAGATCATGAAGACTCATGATAATATCTTCTCAAACCGCCCGAAGCTCGTGGCTCCGGGAATCTTGGGTTATAACTATAGCGATATAGCCTTTGCTCCTTACGGGTCGTATTGGAGGCAACTTAAGAAGATATGTGTTCTGGAGTTCTCAACTGCAAAAAGCATGGATTCGACGCGCTTTATACGCGAAGAAGAGGTGAAACTGCTTGTTGAATCTATTAGTAAAAGTTTGGAACCGGTAAACTTG GTTGAAAGGCTGTTTGCTTTGAATCATAATATTATTGCTAGGGTTACGTTTGATGAGAAGTTTGATGATGAAATGAGGTTCCGGATGGCGATCCGGGAAGGGACCGCTTTGGCGGCCGGGTTTCAGATTGGGGATTTCTTTCCTTCGCTTGCTTTTGTTGCGAAACTCACTGGAATGAATAAAAGGATGGAAGAGTGTCTTTCGGAGCTTAGTAACATCATGGACAAGAAAATACAAAACCGCATCGATCTGCGTAAAGTTGGGAAACCACAACGTGAGTGTCTTGTCGACCTTCTTCTCCAGCTTCGGGACTCCGGCGAGCTCGACCAGCCATTGACTACGGACAACATCAAGTCTGTCCTACTA GACGTGTTCACGGGTGCAAGTGAGAATTCGTCAAACATAGTCGAGTGGGCGATGGCAGAAATGTTAAGGAACCCTAACGTAATGAAAAAAGCACAAACTGAAATCAGACTTGTCATCGGCGAAAAAGCTAACCCTACAATAGAAGAGACTGATCTTCCGAAACTAAATTATATGAAAATGGTAGTCAAGGAGACTTTAAGGTTTCACCCTCCAGTTCCTCTTTTGCTCCCACGAGAGTCCATGGAAAGTTGTGTGATCAACGGGTATGAGATCCCTTCAAAAACCCGAGTTCTTGTAAACTACTGGGCCATAGCTCGGGATCCTTCCAGTTGGAAGGATCCAAATGTGTTTAATCCTGAGAGGTTTATGGATGAAAACAAAGATTATAGAGGTCATGACTTCGACTACATTCCTTTTGGCGCTGGTCGCCGAGTTTGTCCAGGAATTTCACTGGGAATGGCAAACACCGAGCTTTCTCTAGCTTCTTTGCTTTACCATTTCGATTGGGAACTAGCTAATGGGGAGAAACCACAAGATTTAGACATGAACGAGACATTTGGAATGACATGTTACAAAACTTGTGGTTTAAGACTCGTTCCTAGCCTACGTTTCCCTATATCGACTTAG
- the LOC110890272 gene encoding premnaspirodiene oxygenase isoform X1, translated as MGHESLLITILLLPFFIFFIVKKRRQQNLLLPPGPPKLPLIGNMHRLLHPAPHRALSYLAAKYGPIMHLKLGFISTIVISSAEAARQIMKTHDNIFSNRPKLVAPGILGYNYSDIAFAPYGSYWRQLKKICVLEFSTAKSMDSTRFIREEEVKLLVESISKSLEPVNLVERLFALNHNIIARVTFDEKFDDEMRFRMAIREGTALAAGFQIGDFFPSLGFVAKLTGMNKRMEECLVELSNIMDKKIQQRIDLRRVEKPQRECFVDLLLQLRDSGELDQPLTTDNIKSVLLDVFTGASENSSNIVEWAMAEMLRNPSVMKKAQTEIRLVIGEKANPTIEETDLPKLNYMKMVVKETLRFHPPVPLLLPRESMESCVINGYEIPSKTRVLVNYWAIARDPSSWKDPNVFNPERFMDENKDYRGHDFDYIPFGAGRRVCPGISLGMANTELSLASLLYHFDWELANGEKPQDLDMNETFGMTCYKTCGLRLVPSLRFPIST; from the exons ATGGGTCATGAGTCTCTACTGATCACTATTCTTTTGTTACCatttttcatcttcttcatcgtaAAGAAACGTCGTCAACAAAACCTCCTACTCCCTCCTGGTCCTCCAAAGCTTCCATTGATCGGTAACATGCACCGTCTTCTACACCCCGCACCGCACCGAGCGCTTAGCTACTTAGCCGCGAAGTACGGTCCCATCATGCACCTAAAGCTCGGGTTCATCTCTACTATTGTCATCTCCTCAGCTGAAGCCGCTAGACAGATCATGAAGACTCATGATAATATCTTCTCAAACCGCCCGAAGCTCGTGGCTCCGGGAATCTTGGGTTATAACTATAGCGATATAGCCTTTGCTCCTTACGGGTCGTATTGGAGGCAACTTAAGAAGATATGTGTTCTGGAGTTCTCAACTGCAAAAAGCATGGATTCGACGCGCTTTATACGCGAAGAAGAGGTGAAACTGCTTGTTGAATCTATTAGTAAAAGTTTGGAACCGGTAAACTTGGTTGAAAGGCTGTTTGCTTTGAATCATAATATTATTGCTAGGGTTACGTTTGATGAGAAGTTTGATGATGAAATGAGGTTCCGGATGGCGATCCGGGAAGGGACCGCTTTGGCGGCCGGGTTTCAGATTGGAGATTTCTTTCCTTCGCTTGGTTTCGTTGCGAAACTCACAGGAATGAATAAAAGGATGGAAGAGTGTCTTGTGGAGCTTAGTAACATCATGGACAAGAAGATACAACAACGCATCGATCTGCGTAGAGTTGAGAAACCGCAACGCGAGTGTTTTGTCGACCTTCTTCTCCAGCTTCGGGACTCCGGCGAGCTCGACCAGCCATTGACTACGGACAACATCAAGTCTGTCCTACTA GACGTGTTCACGGGTGCAAGTGAGAATTCGTCAAACATAGTCGAGTGGGCGATGGCAGAAATGTTAAGGAACCCAAGCGTAATGAAAAAAGCACAAACTGAGATCAGACTTGTCATCGGCGAAAAAGCTAACCCTACAATAGAAGAGACTGATCTTCCGAAACTAAATTATATGAAAATGGTAGTCAAGGAGACTTTAAGGTTTCACCCTCCGGTTCCTCTTTTGCTCCCACGAGAGTCCATGGAAAGTTGTGTGATCAACGGGTATGAGATCCCTTCAAAAACCCGAGTTCTTGTAAACTACTGGGCCATAGCTCGGGATCCTTCCAGTTGGAAGGATCCAAATGTGTTTAATCCTGAGAGGTTTATGGATGAAAACAAAGATTATAGAGGTCATGACTTCGACTACATTCCTTTTGGCGCTGGTCGCCGAGTTTGTCCTGGAATTTCACTGGGAATGGCAAACACCGAGCTTTCTCTAGCTTCTTTGCTTTACCATTTCGATTGGGAGCTAGCTAATGGGGAGAAACCACAAGATTTAGACATGAACGAGACATTTGGAATGACATGTTACAAAACTTGTGGTTTAAGACTCGTTCCTAGCCTACGTTTCCCTATATCGACTTAG